GACTCGCGAATCACAATTTAGGTGTTAAGAAACCCGTGGAAAAGTCAAAGAAAAATAACATTAATGCTAAATCTGTGCATGGTGCTATTCAAACGCGGGTTACATCTGCACCTTTAAATGCAATGCCTCAGAATAAAGATCAGCCTACACTAGATTCTTCACCAGAAATATTTCCTAAATGTACAATAAAGAATCAATCTAAAACAGTAATACTTAAGGATACAGTGATAAGAAACAATGATCCGCCCAAGGACCATAGTGAAAATGTAAAAGATCATACAAATACAGAAATTATGAATTTAACCAATGATAAAGATGTATTGAACAAATTAGAATGGTCAGAAAAGGTATTATAGCATTAATAAATCATGCTATTTGTAAGTATTGTTTGGTTCCATTTTTTAAtatcaaatatttaaatatccaaAGGTTTCAACAGGAACATTACAACCTACTCAGCAGGACCTCATGAGTCTCCAGCTTGTCGAAGATAAATATAGTGCCTTGCGCGCATTGGTTCAAGAAACAACTGTGTCCACAGAACCAGATTTAAACGCAAGTTGTAACAATCAATCGACCGACGAGTTTGGAGAATTTGTATCTGCAGAACAGCCTGCTACTAATACTCCAGACACAAATACTTTAGACACTGACATACTTACAGATTTTGAATTTAAATCTAACAACGGTAACGCGAATACGGAAGATTTCAATTTCGTGCCAGAAATTTCTGAATCGTTTGACAATCTTAAGCTTGAGGATACGGTAGAAGAACGGTCATTAGAAAcgggtaaataatattattcatactatttaattttgttcattGCGTTATAAACAGTATCGCAACgatgtttgtttcttttttttttttaatttaaggaAAAGTTCTTCAGAAGGAAGACGCCATATCAATTAATAGTATAGAATTCATGAATGTTGCACCAAATGCACTGACTCGATCAGGATCTGTGCCTAGTTTAGATCTTAAGTCTTTCTTACCTTCAAGTGTGGAAGATGAGCAAATAGCAGATACCACACATCAggtttttaaattattcttttCTACACAATACAAAGAATacattatatatgtataatgtaTTCATTGTATTACACAGAATAATTGTAGACCATAATAAAAGACAATCTATTTGTATTCACAGGCCGAATATTGGGAATGGAAGCAATACATGGAAAGCTGTGTATTATTGTTACAAGTAGCTGCAAATATATTTACAAGTATTAATTCCGAACTTGTGTTGCACGAAGTTTTAAATTCAGTACAAGGATATAACTTCCTTTGCAGTAAGTAACATTACAGGAATTTACTCGTTTGTTtgtgttatttttaaatatccttGATTTCAGACTTAGCCGAAGTCGCGGCTGTTTGTAGGCGTGTTAATTTTTCATATAAAGAAATGGATATCAACATAGTAGGATTCGACGAATTGCTAATGGATATTGACCGGATTTGGGCGGAAATGGAACCATTTTATGCAAATATACCGGTAAGAAATAATACTGTTATAGAGtcattaatataaaataatttttgaattttttaataatttttgttataaaaatttaagaaaCTAATGCATGTAGAAATCTTATACAGATCTTATACAAAATTCTAGATCGTTACGGAACTACCAGCTTGGCCTTTGCATCAAGGAGAAGCCATTTGTTGCTCACTTTGTTTAACGGTTATTACTAGTGGCAGGATAGtatataatgaaaataattatcaCGTTACTTGTGCTAACTTATGGCTTAATTGTGTGAATAGTCATTTGCCAGTGATGCGGCATCCGTCTTTCTATACTCACTCGAACATATGTCCAGGTAACAATCATATTTGATACTGATCTGCAtaaggaaaaaagaaatttacgtTCGTAAATTTTTAATGTACACACATTAACTTATTACATGAAGGATTTGTAGAAAACAAGAACAGACTAACTTTACATTTCACTAATAATTAGAAAATCAAACATTgacattttgaaatatttattgcgTAATAAGAACacagaattaaaaagaaaaaaattaaaaaaaaaacgagcaTATGTATGATATGGGAGAATGAATTCCATGTAAGTTGTATATATTCTTTAAATTTGAACATTTTCAAGATATTACTGATTAGTTCGTTCGAAAATATTGTACAGACAGTGAAAAGGTTAGAaggaaatattaatatatagtcCATTTGAATAGGGTGAAAGTAAATTACAGAGAAAACTTGCAAAATCTTAAGTGTAGTAAAACAAAAGGTTGAAAAGGAATAGAAGGGAATTCTTAAACCTGAACAAAAGTTCATATCAATCAAATCGaggtaatattttcgagaaaatcttaTAAAATTCATAACGAATTTCCAACGCGAGATAAAAACTAAAACATTATTCTATTATATGATATTACAATAAAGTATAGTAGTGTTCTTACATTTACAAGTTCAAAATTATCGTTGACTTGTATCGCGTGGTCTATATACTATTCCTCTGCTTTTCATCTCTCTTATAACACCTGCTGGTAATCGCCCTGATACTGATATCGCATATACACCCTTACAAAATCGATCTGAAGGAAAAAATGAATCTCGATTATAATAATAAACGTGTTATAACTGGcaaggaaattttaattttcgtttatcttaatttaaaaaaccataaaacaatggaaaataatatataaaaattattgcaaaatatatacaaaattaaaacatgtaAAGATAAAATCTTGTGTACGCACATGAGCATGTTCCTTAATAATTATACATACAGTCATACATATTAGTAAAAGTTCTGTATAAATGTATTATAGTATTTAACAAAGAATCTCAGAGGCAAATGAACTtattaaattgcaaatataCATGCTGCATTGTTTTGTATTAACGCGCATTGTTTGTATCAAAATATCGGCTTCAAAACTTGTACAAAATGCCACCTTCAAATACACTTACAAGCGTAATGCAAAACGTGATTCACATTGTCATTTGCATTGCCAAAAATaagaattaaagaaaaaaatagaaattcattTATTAGGTGCTCGAAGAAATGTTATGAAATTTTGAATGTCAAGATAATGTTGGACAGAGGGTAACATTTTATATTATGATTTACTATAAGAATGTAACTGTTATAATTTTGTAAAGGTATACAAGAATAAAGTAACAATGTTTCTCTTGCTTAACCTTAACTTAATGAGTTCAGATATGAATTTGTTACTTACTTATTCTTTGCCACTTGCTGACCCAACTGTCCTCAGGACTCATTGCAGCAATCATACTAAAAATGGTACATAAGAAAAGATTTTTAAAAAGTTGACAGTTACAATGAATTGCTGTTTTATGTTTTTTACTCCTCAAATAACTTACCCATCGAAATTGGAACTTGTGCAGTCAAAAACATTGTCcttattatttttcattcgcAAGAATTCATCGCAATTGTCACAACCATCAAATTCAAATTGATCAAACGTCTATGGCGGAATTATAATATAGGTTATATGCACCAGTTCCAAATAGTAAttcgtataatattatataaaattaatgtCAAATAATTCGAAGTTTGTGAATAACATACCTTAATCAGAGAACACACCAAACAAGCTCTTAATCCTCGCAAGTCTTTAGGAACTGTTTCCATCGATATGGTTAATACTTTACGAATAGTATATTTTTGGTTTCTACTGACTACTCACAGTTTCTTTTCAACGTGTGTGAATATTAATTATACGAATATCTTGAAATAATGAGTTCAATACGTGACAAACTTAGCTGACAGAACATAAAACTATGTTTATGCAGCGATCAGAGGTTATCGTTAGTAACATAGACAACGTACCGATCTAAGGAATTATTCcagcgtgccgccatgttgtttTAATTTCCTAACTCGTTACCGTTGAACAAAGGCGTTATAATTTCCCTAGTCTCGCTGttcttataattataattaattccaATTAAAATAAGTTGAATTTActtttttatttgatatttttcttgtatgataatttaaaaatatttaatcaatGCACATGGGCAGTTCAACAGCAATGTTAGTGGATGAAAATGGAGGGAAAGACTATTACGCTGTCATGAACTTTTACCATAATGAAAGTCATTATTTCTATTGTCATGTAAAAACGAGTCTTAATagcataaaattttaaataacacaGGGGTTCTCAACCCTTTTTAAATCAAAATCTAACTTAATTTATCGATACTTCTGTAAATCG
This genomic window from Colletes latitarsis isolate SP2378_abdomen chromosome 8, iyColLati1, whole genome shotgun sequence contains:
- the Spt4 gene encoding transcription elongation factor subunit spt4, with the protein product METVPKDLRGLRACLVCSLIKTFDQFEFDGCDNCDEFLRMKNNKDNVFDCTSSNFDGMIAAMSPEDSWVSKWQRINRFCKGVYAISVSGRLPAGVIREMKSRGIVYRPRDTSQR
- the LOC143344295 gene encoding uncharacterized protein LOC143344295, which encodes MNKAHMDKRLNQLPTWLWTNSTTLPPIYKMVWEAVREDKVRSNGMQIELLVDTNKVFPLLLTSQLSTEVLGHIWNLANQKYAGQLTEQELYIVLALVAAAQASYNFNSLDILHLLPFPPTPYLNIECLMKLQPVTQLNSAAKFQSFNENTEVNFLGPDGRYSVDIKGKTKLQHEIISSDLNTQTTNNVPGKVSCFDNKSHASSNAVWDLNNVFKEGKQINRSQLDSKHSSTADTCDDFSDFQSAPIPNIPSVPIWDTKQGSAIGSRLANHNLGVKKPVEKSKKNNINAKSVHGAIQTRVTSAPLNAMPQNKDQPTLDSSPEIFPKCTIKNQSKTVILKDTVIRNNDPPKDHSENVKDHTNTEIMNLTNDKDVLNKLEWSEKVSTGTLQPTQQDLMSLQLVEDKYSALRALVQETTVSTEPDLNASCNNQSTDEFGEFVSAEQPATNTPDTNTLDTDILTDFEFKSNNGNANTEDFNFVPEISESFDNLKLEDTVEERSLETGKVLQKEDAISINSIEFMNVAPNALTRSGSVPSLDLKSFLPSSVEDEQIADTTHQAEYWEWKQYMESCVLLLQVAANIFTSINSELVLHEVLNSVQGYNFLCNLAEVAAVCRRVNFSYKEMDINIVGFDELLMDIDRIWAEMEPFYANIPIVTELPAWPLHQGEAICCSLCLTVITSGRIVYNENNYHVTCANLWLNCVNSHLPVMRHPSFYTHSNICPGNNHI